TACATTTGATAGCTTAGTTTTTCTCAGTGGCCTGAAAATAGTTGGTGTAATTAAAGTAATGGGAGTTAAAGTGGtacctcagtctctctctctctctctctctctctcttttttttttccccaagagtcAAGATTTGAGATTCTGGTAGCTCATTTGCCCTTCTTATGAGAGAACCTTTTTATCCCTAGGAGGCTGCTGGGCCTAGCCTGGAGTTTACTGGGTTTTGGAAATGCATTGCTTATTCATAATGTAGTATTTTCTAAATCATTTAATCTCCTCAATTCTCAAATATAAATATTGAGTAATAGATTGATTTCTGAACTACCAAAGGAGAGCATCATGAATTGCAACTCAGGGTTTTCAAAGCTGCTTCTCTCTTTCTTAGGTTCAGATAACTCTCACATCACATGACTGTGGAGGACTGACCAAAAGAGATGTGAAACTGGCCAAGTTTATTGAAAAAGCAGCTGCTTCTGTGTGATTTCTTCCAAAACGCATGTAAAATCTTATATACACATCTAGCTCCAATGTATTTTGAAAGCAATTTATCAACACGTGAACAAATTAAGCCGTAAATTTAGTTCACCTTTTGAATGATCACATTTTGTAAAATCAGtgcttaaataaaaatgatttaaacttGAGCCTGAGGTATTTTTCATTATATCTAATCACATATATAAGGTAAATCAATCCGGGTAATtctattaataatattaaaaaagagaaataacatttttaaagaccAGAAATGGGTATGGGGGAGCATTCACACATTTTTATAACCCAGAAATTCAAGTGATTATGGTGACTTTACAAATGCATTGTGTTGGAGAGCAATTGTAAGGTAGAAAAAGAATGATGAACTCTATGGGTAAAGGGTTTAACTGTATGTAACAATTCTTATGATGCTAAAGTTGATTTGGATTTTAGCTGTTGTTACTGCTTAAGTAGTTACTTAATTTACAGAGATCTCAAAAATTGGGTGAGCTGTCTAGtgttttatccttccttttcagacagggagaaagaagaagacaAGTGTCTTGTCCAAGGCTTCCAGCAAGGTGAGCAATAAAAGGATTTACTGTCACAGTGACCAACTTGCCAGGTCATTATTTGACATACTGAGGGAAGGAGGAACCAAGGGTCATTTGTTCCCATCATTTGCAGGTTGTGACCCCTGAACTGAGGGTATGTAGCCACTGAGCTAGAAGCTACTTGGGTATTATCCAGTAATGAGCTCTGTTTACTCCATGTGTCACTGACATgagtaaaatggaatataaagtaagctattatttaaaaattgcagTAACTGTTCTTTGAGGGAACTCAGGAATGTAGTTATTAATGAGATTAAAAGGTAGattaaaagaatgtgtatgtatCTATCCAAGGAACATGCCTTATAGTAATAGGACTTAACAAGGATCATCTTTATACCCTGCCTTACATCAGAGGCCAGAAAAATCACTCTATGTTACAACGAGCAAAGCTTCTCatcccccccactccccaccaacCCTGGCCCCTAGTCTGAGAAGCCATATGGGAATATGATAAGGAGGCTGAGCTCTCTGAAGCCAGTTTTCGGCTGGTTCTGTTGGCCTGGCAGGTATAGTCATTTTGCCCTGCGGGTGTGGAGTATACATGGGGGGGggctgggggaaagagagagaagagtcaCCCCAGACTCTGTGGCTTCTGGGAGATCCAGAGCCTGGACACTAGAACTTGTACTTCTTTGaaatttttaagaggaaaaaggcagggacttccctggtggcatagtggttaagaatctacctgccgggcttccctggtggcgcagtggttgagagtctgcctgccgatgcagggggacacgggttcgtgccccggtccgggaagatcccacatgccgtggagcagctaggcctgtgagccatggctgctggtccggagcctgtgctccgcaacgggagaggccacaacagtgagaggcccgcgtaccgcaaaaaaaaaaaaaaaaaaacaggaatctacctgccaatgcaggggacatgggttcgatccctggtccgggaagatcccacatgctgcggagcaactaagcccgtgcaccacaactactgagcctgtgctctagagcccgcatgctgcaactactgagcccacgcgctgcaactactgaagcctacgcgactagagcctgtgctctgcaatgggaaggccaccgcaatgagaagtccgtgcactgcaacgaagagtcgcccctgctcactgcaactagagaaaacccatgcatagcaatgaagacccgacgcagccaaaagtaaataagttaattaattaattaattaaaaatttttttaaaaagaggaaaaagcaaaGCCATGTGTTTTTATAAACTTTTCCCCATATTATAGATTTGGGagcttttatacattttattaccAAAGATTTCTAGCTCAGTGCTTCAAATTTTTCTGCATgaatttttaaacatgaaaaagtgtaggcattttaaaatagagtaaaataGGGCATTCAACCCTTATGTACTGATCACCCAGATTTAACAGTTACCAAGATCTTGCCAGTTACATCATATAATctcccatttcctttttctttgctaaagtatttaaaagcaaatcccagataGCATGTCATTTTGCCCCTACATCCTCCAGTAAACATCTCTAGAAAATATGGTCATTTTCTTGTAGAAACCAGAATGCCATTATCACACCAAACAAAATAAACTATGATTTCTTGGTATCACCTAATACCAAATCAAATTGTTCTGAAGGTCAAGAATGTCTTTGGACAGTAATTTTGTTCTAATCAGTGATCCACATGAAGTCCACCCATCACATCCGGTTGTTGTGTCTCTTTAAGCTTTCAGTCTAGAGTGAGCAAGCCTCCTGCCCTcaattccctctttctctccataTCATTGACTTACTGTAAAAACCGAGTCCTGTAGAATATTCCACCTTctggatttgtttgtttgctccctTGTGGTGTCACTTAAATTGTTTCACTGTATCTTGAATGGAAACCTTTCCCCCTATTTTGAATGTAAGTCTGAGAGGCTTAGAAACTATTAACCTGTACTGTGTATGGCACAGTGGAGAGAGCAGGGTACAGCTAATAATTGCAGTTGTCAGGGCCTGAGAATGTAGCTACTAATTAGCATCTATGTGAAGATTTGACATAAGGTCCATGTTAAGGGGTGTCGCATCTGCTGGAACTCATGAACTTTAGATAATCAAAGATCCCATATCAGAAGTCTGTGGTAATACTCCTTGTGGTAAATTCCAACAGCATGAATCCCCAGACTTGCTCTAAGTAACTGACATTTCAACTTAAAAGAGACATTGCCAAAGTTGGAGGCCCCAACTTTTCTTCTGTTCCAaatctttgtgatgacagtggtttcTCTGATGTGGCAAGCTTTGGTTTCCctccattttccttttaaatgatCACTGAAGTAGAGGGGGTTTAAATAGATATGACCTATGACCCTTTGCATGACCTCCATAGATAATAAATCAGGGCAGTGTCCTTTGTGTCGTTTGACAGTGTCCTTTTCTAAAATGAAGTTAGTGAAAGCTCTGAAAATTGTGGTTACTCTCTGACGTTGATAGAATTTAGGAAGTCTTTAGATAAATAGAATAAGCATGATTCTTTATGTTTTTGCTTGAGACCAAAAGCAGCAGCATGTATGTTGCATATGGACACACACCTGGCCTTCGGCAGTGTGCCGAGGTATTGGACTACTAGTGTTAATGTGGAGCAGTCTGTATACGTTCTAATCCAGAGTTTAGAAATATACTAGTTGAACTCTATAACTTTCAGTTTTGTAAAATTTCTGCAAAACAGCAAGAGGTGTAATAGGGTTTGGATATAATATGTGAACTTTGTGTTTCAATTCTAGTTACATGTAACTAGGAATGACTCTTTGTCAGAAGACTTGAGTCACCACAAAGCTGCCATGCCTACTGACTGTGTGCGGCAGCTAAGGTGGTGCTGCCCAAGTCAGGGGGAGTGTGAGTTGCTGTTAAAAGGGCAGAAGAGGTGGCCCTTTAGCTTCTCATCCAGGGTGCCTGTCCCGCCCACCTATCCACGAGAAGATACGGGTGATTTCAGTAGGCCTGGAGAAGCTGGTTACCTCTGAGTCCACTCATCAGCTGGAGTTCCAGTCCCAGACTAGATTTCTTCATCAGTGACTTCAGAAAAcacattcaggggcttccctggtggcgcagtggttaagaatctgcctgccaatgcagggcacacgggtttgagccctggtctgggaagatcccacatgctgcagagcagctaagcccgtgcaccacaactactgagcctgtgctctagagcttgcgagccacaactactgagcccatgagctacaactactgagccctgtgccacaactactgaagcccacacacctagagcccgtgctccacaacaagagaagccaccgcagtgagaagcctgcgcattgcaacgaagagtagcccccgctcgccacaactagagaaagcccgcctgcatcaatgaagacccaacgcagccataaataaataaatagatagatagatagatagatagatagatatctagaTAGATAGAAAACACATTCAGCTGTGGTTGGCTGTGCTGATATTGTACATCAAGAACAgctggtttcttcttttttttttgcggtacacgggcctctcactgttgtggcctctcccgttgtggagcacaggctccggatgcacaggctcagcggccatggctcacgggcccagccgctccgcggcatgtgggatcttcccgaccggggcacgaacccatatcccctgcatcggcaggcggactctcaaccactgcgccaccagggaagccccagctggtCTCTTCTTGACTGCTTCCAGCTAGCCATCTTTCCTCACCCCTCCAAGCATCGTGAAAGAATTTTTTACATTCTTAATCTCTTCTTCGTTTCTCCCCAGAAGTATGCTTTGGAGCTTAAGGAGCGGAAGCATAGTAGTGTATCCTTGGGATTCCTGGAAATAGAAACCCACTAGGCTCAGCTACTTGAGTGAGCGTAAGAATCCTTGAGGTACATTCACAAAGCACAGGTTTATCGAGGGCCTCCTACATGGCCCGGCGGGATTAGGCACACTGATGAATTGGGGCGGGTGGAAACAGAGATGGAGAACTGATTCAGGCTCTCTCTTAGCAGCTGCTCCAGGAGGCCACTGTCAGGGTGTGGGCAGGAGCCCAGAAGGCATCAGGGGGCATATGACCAAAGGAGGCAGTAGGAGGAGCTTGATCCCTGAGGGAGAGAATATAGAATAAGACGGTGAGGCCAAGATTTGAAGCCTGGGGACATTAATCAAAGTATTTCTTAAAGCTTTGCTGTTGATGATTTTAAGTGGAGAGATTGGTAAGATGTTATTTCCCGGTTCAGTATACTGCTTGCCTACAAGAGTATTTTTCTATGTGAGATGGTCGTGTACACTTGTTTCAGAACGCCTggggcagtggaggtggtgacATGGTCACCTTCTTTTATTATGGCCCAAGGAATTAAGGTTCCAGGAATTTGACCAATTTGGCCAACTAAACATTTAATTCAACACAGGGCTACCCAGAAGCCTCTGTCTTGATTTGCCTTGGAAGCCAAAGGGGCTAGGAGAAGGAGAACGAGAGAATATATTAATCCCAAGAATTGAACAGAGCAAAAGTCCCTATTGCTTTTGTACCTAAAACATCTCTACCCCAAGGCTCGTCCCTTACACTCTCTTTAGGTGGTTCATATGTGCACATTCTGTGTCCCCAATTAGCCAGTGCTGGGCATGGATAACTTCTGCTCCTCCTGTTTCTTGGGTTCTAGCCCCAAAGCCATCAAAATCTTTCCTAGTCCTTCCAGGTGTCTCCAGTGCTGTGCCCTGGCTGTGTGCTCTTGCACTTAGAAGCCCAGAGAATTTTGCTTTCCCTTCTTCTATGACCCTTAACCTATTCTAACACATTATTAAGGGCCTCTGTCTGTCAGTTGGGGGCACTTCCTGAAGGAGGGGCTTTTGTCTGGCCTGTCTCTCAGCTTTAGCCCGGAGCATCACAATTGCAGGGTGCTCGTGACTCTTTTGCTGAACAGAGGTGCTCGGTCTCCTTGGGAAGAGAGCATCTGTGGGTAGACCAATGGGGAGCTCTCCCCTCCAGGGGCCTACTGGCTAGTAACATACCGGCTAGTAACATACCGGAATGTCCAAGAGTGACTTCATAAAGCAGCAATGCCCTCTGTGGACACTCCTCTGAGGCCTCTTGGAATCTAGATGCTGAGGAGATTCCTAAGCAGAGATTTTCTGTTGGATGGTAAAAGCaaggaataaaaattgaaaatttggaaaatgtctCAACACTTTTATCAGCAGAACCACACAAGAGTCATTTCTAGCTCACTGTTAGAGAATGTGTCGCTGCTGTTCTCTGAGACGTTATGGAAATTTCAGTAAATACTCTTTATTTCTCTTGCTTGTTAAGAAGTGTGCAACTGGCAGTGTTGGGTCTCGTAGCCTCTTCCCACAGGCACTCATCCACTTCCCAGACTGAGGAGCTCATCCTGGATAATCTGATTTCTCCAACTGGTGAGGCTGGTGAAGTCTCAGCCAAACAGTTGTTTCCTCAGCTTTCATATCACAATTGGCTGTTAATCAAACATTCAGTCACACTCTTATTTGACCTGTAGACTGAATGACTAGTTTGACTccattttgtccttttttattcGCTACTATGTTAGATAATTTGAAGCCTTTTTTTGGGTAATAGACCTGATTTCAAATCAgataatgaaaattatatatcttgtttttaataggttataaaagtatataaatcTATATTTTTTTACTGTGTGAGACTGGGTTCATTTGTTACATAGATTTGGGAAAAAGTAATACATACTCTCTGAGAAAAATTGGAAAGcacagataaatataaataaacaggaaaaagaattacCTATAACCTCACTATCCATAGGCAGACACTATCAACATTTTGGCATACTTCATGCCGAATTTTTTTCTACCTATTTTGCACAGTTGAGATAATTTTGAGTAGAGAATTTTTATcttgctttgtttctgttttgctatccAGTGGCtcataaacatttttctaaatcaTGAAAAATGCATAGACATGTTGTAGCATCTGTATAATATTCCATGAAATGGATATGCCATGATTTACTTAACCTGTCTTTTTTTGGTTAGacttttaaattgtttccaaattCTCACAGCAAATATTGCTGGGATAAACATGTTTGGCTAAAGTCACTGTTTGTATTTCAGATTGTATTCTCTTGGGGTAGATTCCTTGGGTCTGAGGATACAAACAGAACTAAGGCTTTTCAGAAAAGTtggtcaatttacattcccctggCAGTTTATGAAACTGCTCCGTTGCACTACACTCTTGCCAGCACTAAATGTTATCACATTTAAGCCTTTGCTAATTTTATAAGCAAAATTACTGGTTTTACTTAATTTGTACCTCCCCAATTAGTAGTGCTACTGAACATTTTGGAGGGAACTTCATGCCATTGTATTTAATGAGTTGACTGTGtgtttgcccattttttcttAGGGTGGTCAGTTTTTTATAATTGATTTGTAAGCACTTGTATGGCTGATTATTTGATTAGCAGTTTTCCCTACTAGACTGACAATATT
This window of the Mesoplodon densirostris isolate mMesDen1 chromosome 3, mMesDen1 primary haplotype, whole genome shotgun sequence genome carries:
- the PCBD2 gene encoding pterin-4-alpha-carbinolamine dehydratase 2 isoform X4, producing the protein MSRVALQAEKMNHHPEWFNVYNKVQITLTSHDCGGLTKRDVKLAKFIEKAAASV